The Achromobacter deleyi genome has a window encoding:
- the metC gene encoding cystathionine beta-lyase, with the protein MSRDQAHVQTRLVHAGSPELKGGSGPVNVPVVRTSTVRFADTAAHAALNRQRAAGERVATYGRHGLDTHQALEQAVASLEGGYRTVLAPSGLSAIVLVLLATLAPGDHALVSDSVYSPVRKVDKSLLQRYGIEVEYFSPARDDLESRIRPNTRLLYLESPSSLLYEVLDLPALAAVARRHGVLVAADNTWSGGLYYQPLALGAHISIQAATKYLAGHSDVMMGVVTVDSAELSQRIGVAYDALGLSVGADDAYLTLRGLRTLDVRLARHHQNALSVAEYLGRHADVERVYYPALPQDPGHALWRRDFSGASGLVSFVFKHPEAAAAARFIDALKYFSIGASWGGYESLALEAAPERLAEHSYWRDAAQAHSVVRLHIGLENPLDLIDDLERAFGATRDAMRRSA; encoded by the coding sequence ATGAGCCGCGATCAGGCCCACGTCCAGACCCGGCTGGTGCATGCCGGTTCGCCTGAACTGAAGGGCGGCTCAGGGCCGGTGAACGTGCCGGTGGTGCGCACCAGCACGGTCCGTTTTGCCGATACCGCGGCCCACGCCGCGCTGAACCGGCAGCGCGCCGCGGGCGAGCGCGTCGCCACGTATGGCCGCCACGGCCTGGACACGCATCAGGCGCTGGAACAGGCCGTGGCCTCGCTGGAGGGCGGCTATCGCACCGTGCTGGCGCCCTCGGGCCTGTCGGCCATCGTCCTGGTGCTGCTGGCGACGCTGGCGCCCGGCGATCACGCGCTGGTATCTGACAGCGTCTATTCGCCCGTGCGCAAGGTCGACAAGTCCTTGTTGCAACGCTACGGCATCGAGGTGGAGTATTTCTCGCCCGCGCGGGACGACCTGGAATCGCGCATCCGTCCGAACACGCGGCTGCTGTATCTGGAATCGCCCAGCTCGCTGCTGTATGAGGTGCTGGACCTGCCGGCGCTGGCGGCGGTGGCCAGGCGCCACGGCGTGCTGGTGGCCGCCGACAACACCTGGAGCGGCGGGCTGTACTACCAGCCGCTGGCGCTGGGCGCGCATATCTCGATCCAGGCCGCCACCAAGTATCTGGCGGGCCATTCCGACGTGATGATGGGCGTGGTGACGGTGGACAGCGCGGAATTGTCCCAGCGCATCGGCGTGGCCTATGACGCGCTGGGCCTGTCGGTGGGCGCGGACGACGCCTACCTGACGCTGCGCGGCCTGCGCACGCTGGACGTGCGGCTCGCGCGCCATCATCAGAACGCGCTGAGCGTGGCCGAGTACCTGGGGCGCCATGCGGACGTGGAGCGGGTCTACTATCCGGCGTTGCCGCAGGACCCCGGCCATGCGCTGTGGCGGCGCGACTTCAGCGGCGCCAGCGGCCTGGTGTCATTTGTCTTCAAGCATCCCGAGGCGGCCGCCGCCGCGCGGTTCATCGATGCGCTCAAGTACTTTTCCATCGGCGCATCCTGGGGCGGCTACGAGAGCCTGGCGCTGGAGGCCGCGCCCGAGCGCCTGGCCGAACACAGCTATTGGCGGGACGCGGCCCAGGCCCATTCCGTCGTGCGCCTGCATATCGGGCTGGAGAACCCCCTGGACCTGATCGACGACCTGGAGCGGGCCTTCGGCGCCACCCGCGACGCCATGCGCCGCAGCGCCTGA
- a CDS encoding VOC family protein has protein sequence MSSILSIESVQLSFLSHRQEAVREFYLRVIGLDEVASAGDDRLRFALGEATLSLSPVEEVSRAVRPDYLAIKAHAYDDILARLRLAGHHPVCSLPDVLPRVMYVKDPSGNQLAILG, from the coding sequence ATGTCTTCTATTCTTTCGATCGAATCGGTACAGCTTTCTTTCCTGTCGCACCGGCAGGAAGCGGTGCGCGAGTTCTACCTGCGCGTCATCGGCCTGGACGAAGTGGCCAGCGCCGGCGACGACCGCCTGCGCTTCGCGCTGGGCGAGGCCACCCTGTCGCTGTCTCCGGTGGAAGAGGTCAGCCGCGCGGTCAGGCCGGATTATCTGGCCATCAAGGCCCACGCCTATGACGACATCCTGGCCCGCCTGCGCCTGGCGGGCCATCATCCGGTCTGTTCGCTGCCCGACGTTCTGCCCCGCGTCATGTACGTGAAGGACCCCTCC